In Hylaeus volcanicus isolate JK05 chromosome 9, UHH_iyHylVolc1.0_haploid, whole genome shotgun sequence, the following proteins share a genomic window:
- the LOC128881759 gene encoding sialin-like has protein sequence MASFRTIKERIPRRGVLGAMMFLACMFSYMIRTNLSITIVAMVNATSKDGGSGPACSVVPLNSTENRTTIVNDYGERYEWNQHIQGLLLSAYFYGTLPASVPAGLLAEKYGGSTVVAFATLVPAALNILMPWAAHLHYGVVFLLRFLMGFFGAAVYPALHAMIARWVPPSEKGMFIWTMQGGPFGTVVTFALCGQIISAYGWSTAYYVTSGLILIFYVLWIYLIYDTPDNHPGITEREKTYIKEQIGTTVSKQKVKLPVKDVVTSVPFLALLWAHFANMWGIYFIATNGPKYTLEVLGFNMKSGGFITGLPYIARLGAGVVFAAAGDYVRRKNILTLGWIRKIFMLFSHIGPAVALIIMTYAGCDATVAMVMLIVALTFNGAACQTSLQNHQDLAPNYAGSLYGIMNTFGSFPGFIIPPIIGALTNERNGIEEWRIMFWISAAVFISATVLFWLFGSAEIQPWNDLNQQKVSQVLEEEEQMTEIPAKELQVEEEEENERL, from the exons ATGGCATCTTTTCGGACAATCAAGG AGAGAATACCTAGGAGAGGAGTTTTAGGAGCAATGATGTTTTTAGCTTGTATGTTTTCGTACATGATTCGGACAAATTTGTCCATTACCATTGTCGCTATGGTAAATGCGACTAGTAAAGACGGAGGAAGTGGTCCGGCGTGTAGCGTTGTACCCTTAAATAGTACAGAAAACAGAACTACAATCGTTAACGAT TACGGCGAAAGGTACGAATGGAACCAACATATTCAAGGGCTGTTGCTTTCTGCCTATTTTTATGGGACTCTTCCAGCAAGTGTGCCCGCTGGACTCCTGGCTGAGAAATATGGGGGTTCCACGGTTGTAGC ATTTGCAACACTAGTACCTGcagcattaaatattttgatgcCTTGGGCAGCTCATCTTCATTACGGTGTGGTATTTCTATTGCGTTTTCTGATGGGTTTCTTTGGT GCAGCAGTTTATCCTGCTCTTCATGCAATGATTGCTAGGTGGGTGCCTCCTAGCGAGAAGGGAATGTTCATATGGACCATGCaag GTGGACCTTTTGGCACGGTGGTAACATTTGCTCTCTGCGGTCAAATAATCAGTGCTTACGGTTGGTCAACTGCGTACTATGTTACAAGTGGGCTCATACTGATCTTCTACGTCTTGTGGATATATCTCATATACGATACACCTGACAATCACCCAGGAATTACAGAAAGAGAAAAGACTTATATTAAAGAACAGATAGGCACAACCGTTTCTAAACAGAAG GTGAAACTCCCAGTGAAAGATGTCGTTACTTCCGTACCGTTCTTAGCTTTGCTATGGGCCCACTTCGCCAACATGTGGGGCATTTATTTCATAGCTACGAATGGACCAAAATACACTTTGGAAGTTCTTGGTTTCAACATGAAATCT GGAGGATTTATCACAGGACTACCTTACATAGCTAGACTGGGCGCTGGGGTAGTGTTCGCTGCAGCTGGGGATTATGTTAGAAGGAAGAATATTCTGACGCTGGGTTGGATTAGAAAGATATTCATGCTCTTCT CACACATCGGTCCAGCAGTTGCATTAATCATAATGACCTATGCTGGCTGTGACGCAACAGTTGCAATGGTGATGTTGATAGTGGCATTAACTTTCAACGGAGCTGCATGTCAGACCAGTTTACAGAACCACCAAGATCTCGCTCCGAACTACGCTGGTTCTCTGTATGGGATCATGAATACTTTTGGCAGCTTTCCTGGCTTCATTATTCCGCCAATCATCGGCGCTCTAACAAACGAGAGA AATGGAATAGAAGAGTGGCGTATCATGTTTTGGATCTCTGCAGCAGTATTCATATCTGCAACGGTACTGTTTTGGCTGTTTGGTTCTGCCGAGATTCAACCATGGAACGATTTGAATCAACAGAAAGTATCGCAGGTTCTTGAAGAGGAGGAACAGATGACAGAGATACCTGCGAAAGAATTGCAGgtagaggaagaagaagaaaacgaacgtctataa
- the LOC128881757 gene encoding DNA-binding protein RFX2 isoform X3, whose translation MKTAPVCVADPTLQKRGGSSGGDTVGVERAEGVITMTTTGAQYALAASTRTNNGGGGSTTVGVEPKPSVVVVTTSSSSGSGSAAQSQSTRGQQLITVVTSPDPSSPNNLQPIQLLVQDPLEAAADSSNGSTGTPAHVTAQVVVNTTHSGQHTLVDSDTASTSAGTIVSGSPHFITVTVSGEPEAVGSESVSHPTYVQYVEGDGSTYIPTNGQMTYPVYAVGEAGAMYTPASSQYYTPASTPVTYTQVTGQGSNSTTGQLLSQGNGTYLIQQSVVDGDPTAHALISAAARASPQTENAETVVSGGGGAYLISGNSGGTPVTVEDAAAAAANMTHATRVSQATVHWLLENYETADGVSLPRSTLYNHYLRHCSENKLDPVNAASFGKLIRSVFLGLRTRRLGTRGNSKYHYYGIRVKPSSPLVMLNEDGTPRQQQSANSQTKRFKFVNQKQDTTYENNTHSNTNISSNTSPPQYHQYLGEASGAIPEFPEIIVGHGSSLPEDCTLEDIDTFRSIYREHCEAFLDAVLNFEFATVESLWREFWRSQDNNNGDECEEEKYLSKTKLYQMCKCSEVQDFIRKVDYTFYQNLVEVLMPNVLRPIPSSLTQSIRNFAKGLESWLTSAMADCPEEMTQIKLTAVSAFAQTLRRYTSLNHLAQAARAVLQNSSQINQMLADLNRVDFHNVQEQASWVCQCDYTMVQRLEADFKVTLQQQNSLEDWAIWLKSVVTQVLKPFEEKPTFAKAARQFLLKWSFYSSMVIRDLTLRSAASFGSFHLIRLLYDEYMFYLIEHQVAVATGTTPIAVMGDKSQNCSLVSAFGATSNGESVFFLLDASNTSQSKRMKLS comes from the exons ATGAAGACAG CACCTGTGTGCGTTGCAGATCCTACCCTCCAGAAACGGGGAGGTAGCAGTGGTGGTGATACCGTGGGAGTAGAGAGAGCCGAAGGAGTGATCACCATGACTACGACAGGAGCTCAGTATGCCCTCGCAGCATCCACCAGAACTAATAACGGTGGGGGTGGCTCTACAACAGTGGGGGTGGAACCTAAGCCAAGCGTCGTTGTCGTGACTACTTCCAGTTCAAGTGGCAGTGGCAGTGCGGCACAGAGTCAGTCCACCAGGGGCCAGCAACTCATCACTGTCGTCACCAGCCCTGATCCTTCCAGTCCAAACAACTTGCAACCCATCCAG ttattGGTTCAGGATCCGCTTGAAGCAGCTGCAGACTCTTCCAACGGCTCGACAGGTACCCCAGCACACGTCACAGCACAAGTTGTAGTGAACACTACCCACTCCGGTCAGCACACCCTTGTGGATTCAGACACTGCGTCCACATCAGCTGGCACTATCGTCAGTGGTTCTCCGCATTTTATTACTGTAACAG TGTCAGGGGAACCAGAGGCAGTGGGGTCCGAGTCAGTTTCTCATCCCACTTATGTTCAGTACGTTGAGGGGGATGGGTCCACGTATATACCGACAAATGGTCAGAT GACATATCCTGTGTACGCTGTTGGAGAAGCAGGAGCAATGTACACTCCTGCTTCCAGTCAGTATTACACACCAGCGTCCACTCCAGTGACATACACACAG GTCACTGGACAAGGATCGAATTCGACAACAGGACAGTTACTATCTCAGGGCAACGGCACATACTTAATCCAACAAAGCGTAGTGGACGGAGACCCTACAGCACACGCGCTGATATCCGCAGCTGCACGTGCCAGTCCACAGACAGAAAATGCT GAAACTGTGGTTAGCGGGGGTGGAGGGGCATACTTGATCAGCGGTAATTCAGGAGGTACTCCCGTCACCGTGGAAGATGCTGCAGCCGCTGCAGCAAACATGACGCATGCCACTAGAGTTTCTCAAGCCACA GTCCACTGGCTGCttgaaaattacgaaacagCAGACGGTGTCTCCCTTCCAAGATCAACTCTCTACAACCATTACTTACGTCATTGTTCTGAGAATAAATTGGATCCTGTAAACGCAGCGagttttggaaaattaatacgTTCCGTCTTCTTGGGTTTGAGGACTAGACGCTTAGGCACGAG aGGAAATTCCAAGTATCACTACTATGGTATTCGCGTGAAACCCAGCTCGCCTTTAGTAATGCTAAACGAGGATGGAACGCCCCGTCAGCAGCAAAGTGCAAACTCCCAAACGAAACGATTCAAGTTTGTGAATCAAAAGCAAGACACCACGTACGAAAACAACACCCATTcgaatacaaatatatcttCGAACACTTCACCGCCGCAGTATCATCAATACCTCGGTGAAGCAAGCGGAGCCATTCCTGAATTCCCTGAGATAATAGTCGGGCACGGCTCGTCCCTCCCCGAAGATTGCACATTGGAAGATATCGACACGTTCCGTAGCATATACAGAGAACACTGCGAAGCTTTCCTCGATGCTGTCCTAAATTTCGAATTCGCCACCGTTGAGAGCCTCTGGAGGGAATTTTGGCGCAGCCAGGACAATAATAACGGCGAcgagtgcgaggaagaaaaatatttatccaa AACCAAATTGTATCAGATGTGCAAGTGCTCCGAAGTCCAAGATTTCATTAGGAAGGTGGACTATACATTTTACCAAAACTTGGTGGAAGTACTAATGCCTAACGTACTGAGACCCATACCAA GTTCACTGACGCAGTCCATCAGAAACTTTGCGAAAGGATTGGAGTCATGGCTAACATCAGCGATGGCTGACTGTCCAGAGGAAATGACTCAGATAAAG ttaaCCGCTGTATCTGCGTTTGCCCAGACACTAAGGCGTTACACGTCCCTGAATCACCTCGCTCAAGCAGCTCGCGCGGTTCTACAAAATTCTAGTCAAATAAATCAAATGCTGGCCGACTTGAATCGCGTCGACTTCCACAATGTTCAAGAACAG GCTTCTTGGGTGTGTCAATGCGACTACACGATGGTGCAACGGCTGGAAGCGGATTTCAAAGTGACTCTACAGCAGCAAAATTCTTTGGAGGATTGGGCGATCTGGCTGAAAAGCGTCGTGACGCAGGTCCTTAAACCGTTCGAAGAGAAACCTACGTTTGCAAAGGCTGCCCGGCAATTTTTGCTCAAGTGGTCTTTCTACAG TTCCATGGTGATTCGCGACCTCACCCTAAGAAGCGCAGCCAGCTTCGGATCGTTTCACCTTATTCGATTGTTGTACGACGAATACATGTTCTACTTGATCGAGCATCAAGTGGCTGTCGCCACGGGAACGACTCCTATAGCTGTAATGGGAGAT AAAAGTCAAAACTGCTCGTTGGTCAGCGCGTTCGGCGCAACATCCAACGGAG AGagtgttttctttcttttagaTGCATCAAACACGAGTCAATCAAAGCGTATGAAGCTAAGCTAA
- the LOC128881757 gene encoding DNA-binding protein RFX2 isoform X2 — protein sequence MKTDPTLQKRGGSSGGDTVGVERAEGVITMTTTGAQYALAASTRTNNGGGGSTTVGVEPKPSVVVVTTSSSSGSGSAAQSQSTRGQQLITVVTSPDPSSPNNLQPIQLLVQDPLEAAADSSNGSTGTPAHVTAQVVVNTTHSGQHTLVDSDTASTSAGTIVSGSPHFITVTGTSDSPSYASLTTAVVSGEPEAVGSESVSHPTYVQYVEGDGSTYIPTNGQMTYPVYAVGEAGAMYTPASSQYYTPASTPVTYTQVTGQGSNSTTGQLLSQGNGTYLIQQSVVDGDPTAHALISAAARASPQTENAETVVSGGGGAYLISGNSGGTPVTVEDAAAAAANMTHATRVSQATVHWLLENYETADGVSLPRSTLYNHYLRHCSENKLDPVNAASFGKLIRSVFLGLRTRRLGTRGNSKYHYYGIRVKPSSPLVMLNEDGTPRQQQSANSQTKRFKFVNQKQDTTYENNTHSNTNISSNTSPPQYHQYLGEASGAIPEFPEIIVGHGSSLPEDCTLEDIDTFRSIYREHCEAFLDAVLNFEFATVESLWREFWRSQDNNNGDECEEEKYLSKTKLYQMCKCSEVQDFIRKVDYTFYQNLVEVLMPNVLRPIPSSLTQSIRNFAKGLESWLTSAMADCPEEMTQIKLTAVSAFAQTLRRYTSLNHLAQAARAVLQNSSQINQMLADLNRVDFHNVQEQASWVCQCDYTMVQRLEADFKVTLQQQNSLEDWAIWLKSVVTQVLKPFEEKPTFAKAARQFLLKWSFYSSMVIRDLTLRSAASFGSFHLIRLLYDEYMFYLIEHQVAVATGTTPIAVMGDKSQNCSLVSAFGATSNGDASNTSQSKRMKLS from the exons ATGAAGACAG ATCCTACCCTCCAGAAACGGGGAGGTAGCAGTGGTGGTGATACCGTGGGAGTAGAGAGAGCCGAAGGAGTGATCACCATGACTACGACAGGAGCTCAGTATGCCCTCGCAGCATCCACCAGAACTAATAACGGTGGGGGTGGCTCTACAACAGTGGGGGTGGAACCTAAGCCAAGCGTCGTTGTCGTGACTACTTCCAGTTCAAGTGGCAGTGGCAGTGCGGCACAGAGTCAGTCCACCAGGGGCCAGCAACTCATCACTGTCGTCACCAGCCCTGATCCTTCCAGTCCAAACAACTTGCAACCCATCCAG ttattGGTTCAGGATCCGCTTGAAGCAGCTGCAGACTCTTCCAACGGCTCGACAGGTACCCCAGCACACGTCACAGCACAAGTTGTAGTGAACACTACCCACTCCGGTCAGCACACCCTTGTGGATTCAGACACTGCGTCCACATCAGCTGGCACTATCGTCAGTGGTTCTCCGCATTTTATTACTGTAACAG GCACCAGTGATTCACCATCTTACGCGTCTCTCACGACGGCAGTAG TGTCAGGGGAACCAGAGGCAGTGGGGTCCGAGTCAGTTTCTCATCCCACTTATGTTCAGTACGTTGAGGGGGATGGGTCCACGTATATACCGACAAATGGTCAGAT GACATATCCTGTGTACGCTGTTGGAGAAGCAGGAGCAATGTACACTCCTGCTTCCAGTCAGTATTACACACCAGCGTCCACTCCAGTGACATACACACAG GTCACTGGACAAGGATCGAATTCGACAACAGGACAGTTACTATCTCAGGGCAACGGCACATACTTAATCCAACAAAGCGTAGTGGACGGAGACCCTACAGCACACGCGCTGATATCCGCAGCTGCACGTGCCAGTCCACAGACAGAAAATGCT GAAACTGTGGTTAGCGGGGGTGGAGGGGCATACTTGATCAGCGGTAATTCAGGAGGTACTCCCGTCACCGTGGAAGATGCTGCAGCCGCTGCAGCAAACATGACGCATGCCACTAGAGTTTCTCAAGCCACA GTCCACTGGCTGCttgaaaattacgaaacagCAGACGGTGTCTCCCTTCCAAGATCAACTCTCTACAACCATTACTTACGTCATTGTTCTGAGAATAAATTGGATCCTGTAAACGCAGCGagttttggaaaattaatacgTTCCGTCTTCTTGGGTTTGAGGACTAGACGCTTAGGCACGAG aGGAAATTCCAAGTATCACTACTATGGTATTCGCGTGAAACCCAGCTCGCCTTTAGTAATGCTAAACGAGGATGGAACGCCCCGTCAGCAGCAAAGTGCAAACTCCCAAACGAAACGATTCAAGTTTGTGAATCAAAAGCAAGACACCACGTACGAAAACAACACCCATTcgaatacaaatatatcttCGAACACTTCACCGCCGCAGTATCATCAATACCTCGGTGAAGCAAGCGGAGCCATTCCTGAATTCCCTGAGATAATAGTCGGGCACGGCTCGTCCCTCCCCGAAGATTGCACATTGGAAGATATCGACACGTTCCGTAGCATATACAGAGAACACTGCGAAGCTTTCCTCGATGCTGTCCTAAATTTCGAATTCGCCACCGTTGAGAGCCTCTGGAGGGAATTTTGGCGCAGCCAGGACAATAATAACGGCGAcgagtgcgaggaagaaaaatatttatccaa AACCAAATTGTATCAGATGTGCAAGTGCTCCGAAGTCCAAGATTTCATTAGGAAGGTGGACTATACATTTTACCAAAACTTGGTGGAAGTACTAATGCCTAACGTACTGAGACCCATACCAA GTTCACTGACGCAGTCCATCAGAAACTTTGCGAAAGGATTGGAGTCATGGCTAACATCAGCGATGGCTGACTGTCCAGAGGAAATGACTCAGATAAAG ttaaCCGCTGTATCTGCGTTTGCCCAGACACTAAGGCGTTACACGTCCCTGAATCACCTCGCTCAAGCAGCTCGCGCGGTTCTACAAAATTCTAGTCAAATAAATCAAATGCTGGCCGACTTGAATCGCGTCGACTTCCACAATGTTCAAGAACAG GCTTCTTGGGTGTGTCAATGCGACTACACGATGGTGCAACGGCTGGAAGCGGATTTCAAAGTGACTCTACAGCAGCAAAATTCTTTGGAGGATTGGGCGATCTGGCTGAAAAGCGTCGTGACGCAGGTCCTTAAACCGTTCGAAGAGAAACCTACGTTTGCAAAGGCTGCCCGGCAATTTTTGCTCAAGTGGTCTTTCTACAG TTCCATGGTGATTCGCGACCTCACCCTAAGAAGCGCAGCCAGCTTCGGATCGTTTCACCTTATTCGATTGTTGTACGACGAATACATGTTCTACTTGATCGAGCATCAAGTGGCTGTCGCCACGGGAACGACTCCTATAGCTGTAATGGGAGAT AAAAGTCAAAACTGCTCGTTGGTCAGCGCGTTCGGCGCAACATCCAACGGAG aTGCATCAAACACGAGTCAATCAAAGCGTATGAAGCTAAGCTAA
- the LOC128881757 gene encoding DNA-binding protein RFX2 isoform X1, producing MKTAPVCVADPTLQKRGGSSGGDTVGVERAEGVITMTTTGAQYALAASTRTNNGGGGSTTVGVEPKPSVVVVTTSSSSGSGSAAQSQSTRGQQLITVVTSPDPSSPNNLQPIQLLVQDPLEAAADSSNGSTGTPAHVTAQVVVNTTHSGQHTLVDSDTASTSAGTIVSGSPHFITVTGTSDSPSYASLTTAVVSGEPEAVGSESVSHPTYVQYVEGDGSTYIPTNGQMTYPVYAVGEAGAMYTPASSQYYTPASTPVTYTQVTGQGSNSTTGQLLSQGNGTYLIQQSVVDGDPTAHALISAAARASPQTENAETVVSGGGGAYLISGNSGGTPVTVEDAAAAAANMTHATRVSQATVHWLLENYETADGVSLPRSTLYNHYLRHCSENKLDPVNAASFGKLIRSVFLGLRTRRLGTRGNSKYHYYGIRVKPSSPLVMLNEDGTPRQQQSANSQTKRFKFVNQKQDTTYENNTHSNTNISSNTSPPQYHQYLGEASGAIPEFPEIIVGHGSSLPEDCTLEDIDTFRSIYREHCEAFLDAVLNFEFATVESLWREFWRSQDNNNGDECEEEKYLSKTKLYQMCKCSEVQDFIRKVDYTFYQNLVEVLMPNVLRPIPSSLTQSIRNFAKGLESWLTSAMADCPEEMTQIKLTAVSAFAQTLRRYTSLNHLAQAARAVLQNSSQINQMLADLNRVDFHNVQEQASWVCQCDYTMVQRLEADFKVTLQQQNSLEDWAIWLKSVVTQVLKPFEEKPTFAKAARQFLLKWSFYSSMVIRDLTLRSAASFGSFHLIRLLYDEYMFYLIEHQVAVATGTTPIAVMGDKSQNCSLVSAFGATSNGDASNTSQSKRMKLS from the exons ATGAAGACAG CACCTGTGTGCGTTGCAGATCCTACCCTCCAGAAACGGGGAGGTAGCAGTGGTGGTGATACCGTGGGAGTAGAGAGAGCCGAAGGAGTGATCACCATGACTACGACAGGAGCTCAGTATGCCCTCGCAGCATCCACCAGAACTAATAACGGTGGGGGTGGCTCTACAACAGTGGGGGTGGAACCTAAGCCAAGCGTCGTTGTCGTGACTACTTCCAGTTCAAGTGGCAGTGGCAGTGCGGCACAGAGTCAGTCCACCAGGGGCCAGCAACTCATCACTGTCGTCACCAGCCCTGATCCTTCCAGTCCAAACAACTTGCAACCCATCCAG ttattGGTTCAGGATCCGCTTGAAGCAGCTGCAGACTCTTCCAACGGCTCGACAGGTACCCCAGCACACGTCACAGCACAAGTTGTAGTGAACACTACCCACTCCGGTCAGCACACCCTTGTGGATTCAGACACTGCGTCCACATCAGCTGGCACTATCGTCAGTGGTTCTCCGCATTTTATTACTGTAACAG GCACCAGTGATTCACCATCTTACGCGTCTCTCACGACGGCAGTAG TGTCAGGGGAACCAGAGGCAGTGGGGTCCGAGTCAGTTTCTCATCCCACTTATGTTCAGTACGTTGAGGGGGATGGGTCCACGTATATACCGACAAATGGTCAGAT GACATATCCTGTGTACGCTGTTGGAGAAGCAGGAGCAATGTACACTCCTGCTTCCAGTCAGTATTACACACCAGCGTCCACTCCAGTGACATACACACAG GTCACTGGACAAGGATCGAATTCGACAACAGGACAGTTACTATCTCAGGGCAACGGCACATACTTAATCCAACAAAGCGTAGTGGACGGAGACCCTACAGCACACGCGCTGATATCCGCAGCTGCACGTGCCAGTCCACAGACAGAAAATGCT GAAACTGTGGTTAGCGGGGGTGGAGGGGCATACTTGATCAGCGGTAATTCAGGAGGTACTCCCGTCACCGTGGAAGATGCTGCAGCCGCTGCAGCAAACATGACGCATGCCACTAGAGTTTCTCAAGCCACA GTCCACTGGCTGCttgaaaattacgaaacagCAGACGGTGTCTCCCTTCCAAGATCAACTCTCTACAACCATTACTTACGTCATTGTTCTGAGAATAAATTGGATCCTGTAAACGCAGCGagttttggaaaattaatacgTTCCGTCTTCTTGGGTTTGAGGACTAGACGCTTAGGCACGAG aGGAAATTCCAAGTATCACTACTATGGTATTCGCGTGAAACCCAGCTCGCCTTTAGTAATGCTAAACGAGGATGGAACGCCCCGTCAGCAGCAAAGTGCAAACTCCCAAACGAAACGATTCAAGTTTGTGAATCAAAAGCAAGACACCACGTACGAAAACAACACCCATTcgaatacaaatatatcttCGAACACTTCACCGCCGCAGTATCATCAATACCTCGGTGAAGCAAGCGGAGCCATTCCTGAATTCCCTGAGATAATAGTCGGGCACGGCTCGTCCCTCCCCGAAGATTGCACATTGGAAGATATCGACACGTTCCGTAGCATATACAGAGAACACTGCGAAGCTTTCCTCGATGCTGTCCTAAATTTCGAATTCGCCACCGTTGAGAGCCTCTGGAGGGAATTTTGGCGCAGCCAGGACAATAATAACGGCGAcgagtgcgaggaagaaaaatatttatccaa AACCAAATTGTATCAGATGTGCAAGTGCTCCGAAGTCCAAGATTTCATTAGGAAGGTGGACTATACATTTTACCAAAACTTGGTGGAAGTACTAATGCCTAACGTACTGAGACCCATACCAA GTTCACTGACGCAGTCCATCAGAAACTTTGCGAAAGGATTGGAGTCATGGCTAACATCAGCGATGGCTGACTGTCCAGAGGAAATGACTCAGATAAAG ttaaCCGCTGTATCTGCGTTTGCCCAGACACTAAGGCGTTACACGTCCCTGAATCACCTCGCTCAAGCAGCTCGCGCGGTTCTACAAAATTCTAGTCAAATAAATCAAATGCTGGCCGACTTGAATCGCGTCGACTTCCACAATGTTCAAGAACAG GCTTCTTGGGTGTGTCAATGCGACTACACGATGGTGCAACGGCTGGAAGCGGATTTCAAAGTGACTCTACAGCAGCAAAATTCTTTGGAGGATTGGGCGATCTGGCTGAAAAGCGTCGTGACGCAGGTCCTTAAACCGTTCGAAGAGAAACCTACGTTTGCAAAGGCTGCCCGGCAATTTTTGCTCAAGTGGTCTTTCTACAG TTCCATGGTGATTCGCGACCTCACCCTAAGAAGCGCAGCCAGCTTCGGATCGTTTCACCTTATTCGATTGTTGTACGACGAATACATGTTCTACTTGATCGAGCATCAAGTGGCTGTCGCCACGGGAACGACTCCTATAGCTGTAATGGGAGAT AAAAGTCAAAACTGCTCGTTGGTCAGCGCGTTCGGCGCAACATCCAACGGAG aTGCATCAAACACGAGTCAATCAAAGCGTATGAAGCTAAGCTAA